In the Azospirillum sp. TSA2s genome, GATCGTACTCTGCAACTCGAGTGCGTGAAGTTGGAATCGCTAGTAATCGCGGATCAGCACGCCGCGGTGAATACGTTCCCGGGCCTTGTACACACCGCCCGTCACACCATGGGAGTTGGTTTTACCCGAAGGTGGTGCGCTAACCGCAAGGAGGCAGCCAACCACGGTAAGGTCAGCGACTGGGGTGAAGTCGTAACAAGGTAGCCGTAGGGGAACCTGCGGCTGGATCACCTCCTTTCTAAGGACGCCGACCCTGTTGGTCCGGCACCTCAGCCACAAAGGCGCATCTCTGCCGCCGCCGGCGCATCCCTTCTCGACGATCCGGAACACCCGTTGACGCTGCATCTGCAGCGTCTCGGCCGGATTGACGAGAAGCGCTTGGCGTTTTGAAAATTTCAAAACGCGGGATCTTTCAAATCGTGAATAAAGTCGAGTTTTAAGTGACCGAGGATGCATCTTCATGAGCGTCCACGAGGCAGGAGCGGTTTGCCCCTGTGCGTGACGTTCGGAATAGAGATCAAGCGTCTGAAGGGCATCTGGTGGATGCCTTGGCACTGAGAGGCGATGAAGGACGTAGCACGTTGCGATAAGTCACGGGGAGCCGCGAGCAGGCTTTGATCCGTGAATTTCCGAATGGGGAAACCCACCGCGCAAGCGGTATCCCATGCTGAATCCATAGGTGTGGGAAGCGAACCCGGCGAACTGAAACATCTAAGTAGCCGGAGGAAAGGACATCAACCGAGACTCCGCTAGTAGTGGCGAGCGAACGCGGACCAGGCCAGTCATTCGATCTACATAACCGGAACCGTCTGGAAAGTCGGACCACAGTGGGTGATAGTCCCGTATGGATAAACCGGATCGAATGCTCGAGTAGGGCGGGGCACGTGAAACCCTGTCTGAACATGGGGGGACCACCCTCCAAGCCTAAGTACTCCTCAGTGACCGATAGTGCACCAGTACCGTGAGGGAAAGGTGAAAAGCACCCCGACAAGGGGAGTGAAACAGTTCCTGAAACCGGATGCCTACAAGCAGTCGGAGCCTCTTCATGGGGTGACGGCGTACCTTTTGTATAATGGGTCAGCGACTTAGAGTATGCAGCGAGCTTAAGCCGGTAGGTGGAGGCGCAGCGAAAGCGAGTCTGAATAGGGCGACCGAGTTGCATGCTTTAGACCCGAAACCTGATGATCTAGCCATGGGCAGGTTGAAGGTGCGGTAACACGCACTGGAGGACCGAACTCACGCCTGTTGAAAAAGTCGGAGATGACCTGTGGCTAGGGGTGAAAGGCCAATCAAATCAGGAAATAGCTGGTTCTCCGCGAAAGCTATTTAGGTAGCGCGTCGGATATCACCTGCGGGGGTAGAGCACTGGATGGGCTAGGGGGGCGCGAGCCTTACCAAACCTAACCAAACTCCGAATACCGCAGAGTGCAGTCCGGCAGACAGACGGTGGGTGCTAAGGTCCATCGTCGAGAGGGAAACAGCCCAGACCGCCAGCTAAGGTCCCCAAATCACGGCTAAGTGGGAAAGGATGTGGGAAGGCCATGACAACCAGGAGGTTGGCTTAGAAGCAGCCATCCTTTAAAGAAAGCGTAATAGCTCACTGGTCTAGTTAAGCCGGCCTGCGCCGAAAATGTATCGGGGCTCAAGCCGTGTACCGAAGCTGCGGATGCGATCTTTGATCGCGTGGTAGCGGAGCGTTCCGTAAGCCTGCGAAGGGTGTCCGTGAGGCCGCCTGGAGGTATCGGAAGTGAGAATGCTGACATGAGTAGCGACAAACAGTGTGAGAAACACTGTCGCCGAAAGTCCAAGGGTTCCTGCGCAAGGTTAATCCACGCAGGGTGAGCCGGCCCCTAAGGCGAGGCCGAAAGGCGTAGTCGATGGGAACCACGTTAATACTCGTGGGCCTGGCGGAGGTGACGGATCGGAAAGCGTGTATGTCCTTATCGGATTGGACATGCTGTGGACCGGTTCCAGGAAATAGCCCCGCCGTATAGACCGTACCCCAAACCGACACAGGTGGACTGGTAGAGTATACCCAGGCGCTTGAGAGAATGGTGTTGAAGGAACTCGGCAAATTGCCCTCGTAACTTCGGAAGAAGAGGGCCCCGTTGTGGCGCAAGCCATGGCGGGGGGCACAGACCAGGGGGTAGCGACTGTTTACTAAAAACACAGGGCTCTGCGAAGCCACACAAGGCGACGTATAGGGTCTGACGCCTGCCCGGTGCCGGAAGGTTAAGAGGAGAGGTGCAAGCCTTGAATTGAAGCCCCGGTAAACGGCGGCCGTAACTATAACGGTCCTAAGGTAGCGAAATTCCTTGTCGGGTAAGTTCCGACCTGCACGAATGGCGTAACGACTTCCCCGCTGTCTCCAACACCAACTCAGCGAAATTGAACTCTCCGTGAAGATGCGGAGTTCCCGCGGTCAGACGGAAAGACCCCGTGCACCTTTACTACAGCTTTGCAGTGGTGCTAGGGACTTCATGTGTAGGATAGGTGGGAGGCTTGGAAGCATGGGCGCCAGCTCGTGTGGAGCCATCCTTGAAATACCACCCTTGAAGTCTCTGGCATCTAACCGTGGCCCGTGATCCGGGTCCGGGACCCTGCATGGCGGGTAGTTTGACTGGGGCGGTCGCCTCCCAAAGTGTAACGGAGGCGCGCGATGGTGGGCTCAGAGCGGTCGGAAATCGCTCGTCGAGTGCAATGGCATAAGCCCGCCTGACTGCAAGACTGACAAGTCGAGCAGAGACGAAAGTCGGCCATAGTGATCCGGTGGCTCCACGTGGACGGGCCATCGCTCAACGGATAAAAGGTACGCCGGGGATAACAGGCTGATGACTCCCAAGAGTCCATATCGACGGAGTCGTTTGGCACCTCGATGTCGGCTCATCACATCCTGGGGCTGGAGCAGGTCCCAAGGGTTCGGCTGTTCGCCGATTAAAGTGGTACGTGAGCTGGGTTTAGAACGTCGTGAGACAGTTCGGTCCCTATCTGCCGTGGGTGTCGGAGTTTTGCGAGGATCTGTCCCTAGTACGAGAGGACCGGGATGGACATACCTCTGGTGCACCGGTTGTCACGCCAGTGGCATGGCCGGGTAGCTAAGTATGGACGGGATAACCGCTGAAAGCATCTAAGCGGGAAACCCACCTCTAAACCAGAGCTCCCTTGAGAGCCGTGACAGACCATCACGTCGATAGGAGGCATGTGGACGGGCAGCAATGCTCGAAGCTAAGCCTTACTAATCGCTCGATCGGCTTGATCTCACCGGGCGCCATGCACAGCGGTAAGCCGCTTCATGGACGATCTGAAGACGCATCCCGTCACTTGAAACTCGATTTTATCGCGAACAGCGAAAAGGCCGCCTCCCGTATGGGAAGGCGGCCTTTTCGCGTCTGGAGTGTCGGTTTTCGCCTACTCGCCCAAGCTCTTGAATCCCATGTCGCTGTCGGCGACGGTGACGAACCAGTTTTTCGCATCGCCGACCGTGCCGGCAAGCTCCGGCTGGTCGAGCGCCGGCCGCACCATCATCCGGGTCGGCGTGCGCAGGCCGTTCTTCAGGCACAGGAAGCCCATCATCGACAACGGCCGCGCCGCCTGGGCATTCAGCGTCCGGCACATCAGCGCAACCATGCCCTGCCGGCGCGCCAGCTCGGTCATCAGCGAGAAGGCCGCCACCAGCCAGCCCGGCCGGGCCAGATAATCGCAGACCACGCCGACCGGCTCGCCCTTCCAGTAGTCGACCCGCAGCACGACATAGGCCAGCACGGTTTCGCCCCGCATGACGTAGAAGCGGCGGAAGCGGTCGGCCTGCGGCGTGAGGTCGAAGCGCCAGTTCAGGAAGGCCCAGTCGCGCCGGGCGATCACCGGATGCTGCGCTGAGGCCGCTTCCCACAGGTCGTCGACGCGGTAGTCGAAGCGGTCGATCTCCACCAGCCGGGCGCCGAGCAGCTTGGCCGACAGCCCGTAGCCCATGGAGGCGGCGGCCAGCGCCGGCTTGCCCACCCTAGCGACCAGCTTGGCCAAGCCCCCGCCATACGGGCTGACGCGCAGGCAGCGCAGCGGATCGATCACCCGCAGATAGGTCGGCACATTGCCGAGATCGAGCCAGCCGCCGCGCTTGTAGGACTTGTAGGCGGCCTCCGTCATCGACAGCGACACGGCGAGGTCGCCGGCCGCTGAGTGGGTCTCGGACAGGGCGGGACCGACGCCGCGCAGGCGCCATTCCGGGGCGACCATCAGGTCGATCGCCCAGGAAGCCCGCCGGTTGCGCTCGCCCACCTTCAGGGCGAAGGGGATGCCGCCCTGCTGGCCGACCACGGCGCCATTGCGCTTGCACAGCCAGAGCTGCGGTCCCTCATGCTCCCGCTCCGGCGGTTCCTCGAACAGCCAGTGGAAATGGTCGGGACACAGCTGGATCGCCTCGGCACCGAAATGCGCGCGCTGGAAGCTTTCCAGTGCGGCATGGTCGCCCGGTTCATACCGGGCGACGCCACGTTGCTTCCAGTCGATGACGCTCATGCCTCATCCCCGACGGACACCGGCTGCACCAGATGGGCATCGCGCAGGATACGGGCCGACGTGCGACGCTTGGCGGTGATGTCCTTGTAGACGCGGTGGACCTGCGGAACGGTGAGGTTCAGCGCCGCCGCGGCCTCTTCTTCGCTGGCACCCCGACCATAGGCGCAGAGCGCCAGGTCCAGCTTGTCGTAGGGCAGGGCGTAGTAGAACTCCTCCTGCGACTGCGGCAGGGTGTAGGTGTCGGTGCTGGGCGACTGCGCCTGGATCTCTGCCGGCAGGCCGAGATAGGCCGCCATCTGGTAGACCTGCGACTTGTACAGGTGGGCGATCGGCTTCAGGTCGGCCAGACCGTCACCGCCGCGCACGAAGAAGCCCAACTCGTACTCCAGCCGGTTCGGCGTGCCGAGCACGGCGTAGTTCAGGCGGTCGGCGTGGGTGTATTCGACCGTCTTGCGGATGCGCTGCTTCAGGTTGGTGGCGGCGACGACGTCGAGATAGACGTCCACCGGCATGCGGCTGGTCTGGCGCTCGCCCTCGGGCGATTCGACGGTCAGGGTGAAGTAGTTGACGCGGTCGGCGTCCAGCAGGTTGCCGGCCAGACCGATCTTCTGCTTCCAGCCCGGGCCGAATTCCGGGAACAGCCGGCGGATGGCGTTGTCGCGCCGTTCGTAGCAGCCCAGCGCCTCCAGCGGGCCGGTGATGTTCTCCATCGCCGGGGTGACGCCGAGATGCTCGCAGAGCAGGGTGCCGAGGCGGGTGCTCTTCGGCGAATTTTCCTTTTCCGGCATCAGGATGCACTGCACGCGCTCCGGCCCCAGGGCGCGGACGGCCAGCGTGGCGCAGACCGAGCTGTCGATGCCGCCGGACACGCCGAGCACGATGCCCTGGCGGCGCAGATCATGGGCGACGATGCGTTGGATGGCGTCTTCGATCTCGCGCGCCGCGGACGCGCAATCCAGATCGAGGGCCTTGGAGTCGAACGAGGACAGGGCGTTCAGCATGGTCACGGTTCCCGATGGGGGTTGATGCATCGTCGGTCGGAAAGAATCGCGGCGGTCAGGCCGCGGTGGGCTGGGCAATGGGCTGTGGTGTGGCGGTCCGGGCGTCGCCGGTCCGGTCCTCCAACGTTTGGTCCTCCAGCACGTGAATTTCGGCACGATCCAGGGCGGCCCGCTGGTCGCGGATGCGCTGGGGCAATTCGTCGTGGACGTAGTGGGCGAGGATCTGCAGGGTCAGCGTGCCGACAAGCGCCATCTCCTCCCGCTCGCCGGCCATGCGGCCGTTCTGGCGGTGGGCCTTGTCGGCCAGCGCCGAGACGGCGTCGATGTCGGTCAGCCCGTAGCGGGTGAGCGCTTCCGGCGACAGCAGGTCGCGGACATAGTCCGGGGCGTCGTCGCCGAACAGGGCTGTGGTCATCGGTGCGCGATAGGGCCGCTTCGGCCGCTGGAAGATCTCGGCCGGCAGATGGCGGGCGGCCAGCCGGCGCAGGGCCAGCTTGTCGCGCAGCCCCAGCATCTTCACCCGGTCCGGCAGGGCGGCGCACAGGTCGTCCACCGCCGGGTCTAGGAAGGGATAGCGGACCTCGATGCTGTTGGCCATGGCGACCCGGTCACCCTGGGCCGACAGCAGGTAGGGGGTCATGAAGGTGGCGATCTCCGCCCACTGGCTGCGCGCCAGCGGCGACCAGCGCGACCAGCCGTCCGGCAGATGGGCCGCCACATGCGCCTCGAAGGCCGCATCGTCGGCGGTCGCCTGGACATCGGCCGACAGCAGGCGCTGCGACCATGCGGTGTTCCGCCAGCGGGTGCGGTGGGCGTAGAAGGTCTCGTCGGTGTCCATCATCCCGCGCTTGAAGAAGGCCTGCCACAGCGGGCTGTCCTTCTGGCCGTTGACGGCGGCGAAGGGATGGACGCGGCCCAGCAGCTTCGGCCGCGCCTTGCTGCCGGGCTGGCGCGCCCAGAAGCGGCGGACCTTGTCTTCCTTGAAGATGTCGTAGCCGGCCAGCCACTCGTCGGCACCCTCGCCGGACAGCACGACGCGGATGCCGCTCTCGCGCACCAGACGCGACAGCAGGAACAGCGGGGCGGGAGCGGTGCGGACCAGCGGCGCCTCGCCGTGGCGGATGACGTCGGGCAGGGCTGCCTGGATGTCCTGCGGGCTGCACAGGATGTCGTGATGGTCGGTCCCGACATGGCCGGCGACCAGCCGCTGCTGCGGCGTCTCGTCGAAGCCGGCGTCGGTGAAGCGGACGCCGAAGCTGTGCATGTGGGTGGTGTCGAGCTTGCGGGCCAGCGCCGCGATCACCGAGCTGTCCAATCCGCCGCTGATGTAAACGCCGACCGGCACGTCGGCGCGGAGCCGCAGGCGGATGGCGTCGAGCAGTTTCTCCTCCAGCCGGTCGGCAGCCTCGTCCAGCGACAGGTTGGCCAGCGCCGGGTCGGTGGCGAAATCGGGCTGCCAGTAGCGGTCGACATGCAGCGCCAGCGTCGAGTCGACGCGGATGGCGGTGGCCGCCGGCACGCTCTCCACCCCGGCGAAGACGCTGCCGTGCGGCGCGGTGCTCCAGTGGGTGAAGACCTGGGCGAGGCTGGCCGGATCGAAGGCAGGCGTTACCCGGCCGCCGCCGAACAGGGATTTCGCCTCCGACGCGAAGACCAGATGGTCACCGCGGCGGGCGTAGAACAGCGGCAGGATGCCGAGCCGGTCACGGACCAGCCACAGTTCGCGCCGGGTGGTGTCCCACAGGCAGATGGCGAACTGGCCGTTCAGCTTGGCCCAGGTGGCGGGGCCGTATTCCTCGAAGGCGTGGACGATTACCTCCGTGTCGGTCTGGGTGTAGAAGCGGTGGCCGCGCGCCTCCAGCTCCCGCCGCAGTTCGACATGGTTGAAGATCTCACCGTTGAAGCTGATCCAGAGGGTGCGGTCCTCATTGTGGATCGGCTGGAAGCCGCCGGCCAGACCGACGATGCTGAGCCGTGCATGGGCGAGCCCGATCCGGTCGTCACGGTAGAAGCCGTAACCGTCCGGGCCGCGGTGCCCCAGCATGGCGATCATGCGCTTCAGCTCGTCCAGACCGGCCGGTTCGGCACGCGATCCTGCGAGAACTCCGGCGACACCACACATGAGCGTGCTCTCTGTCCTGGGGTGGGTGTTCTGGTGGTGGTGTTCGGGGGTGGGAAGGCTTTGCCCCCTCCCTAACCCTCCCCCGCTGCGCGGGAGAGGGGACTGGTGCTGCTGTCGGACGCGCGGACCTCCTCCACCAACTCCGCTCGCCGGATCTTCCCGGAGTCGGTCTTGGGCAGGCTGTCGCGGAACTCGATGAATTTCGGGACGAGGTGGCTCTCCAGCCGGCCGCGGCAATGCTGCCGGATGGCCGCTTCGGAAATGGCAGCACCCTCGCGGGGAACGAGGAACGCCTTGACCGCCAAGCCGTCGGCATCGTCGGGGACGCCGATGACGCAGGCCTCCAGTACGCCCTCCAGTTCGTACAGCGCGTTCTCGACCTCCTTGGGGCTGACCTTCTCGCCGCGGCACTTGAACACGTCGTCCTTGCGGCTGACGAAGTACAGGTGCCCCTCGGCGTCCTGGGTGAACAGGTCGCCGGTGAACAGCAGGGTCTCGCCTTGCGGACCACGACGCAGGCGCCGGGCGGTTTCCTCCGGCCGGTTCCAATAGCCGCGCATCACGTTGGCGCCGCGTACCACCAGCTCGCCCACCTGGCCGGGGGGAAGGCGGTTGCCCTCCTCGTCGGCGACGAAGGCTTCGCAATTCGGAATGGAACGGCCCACCGAGGTCGGCTTCAGGTCCAGGTCGGCGGGGTCGAGCGTGCTGATGCGGGTGCAGCACTCGGTCATGCCGTACATGGAATGGAAGACGGCATGCGGGAAGCGCTCGCGCAGCCGGCGGAGATGAGCGGCCGGCAGCGGGGCGGCGGCGTTGGTCAGATAGCGCAGGCTGTCGAGGTCGGCGGTCTTCGCCGCCTCCAGCCCCAGCAGGGTGGAGAAGACGGTCGGGACGCCGGGCAGGCCGGTGACCCGGTGCTGCACCATGCGTTTCAGCGTCTCCATTGGGAAGGCGAAGGAGCGCTCCAGCACCAGGGTGAAGCCGACGCGGGCGCCGGTCAGCACCTGGGACAGGCCGTAACCGAAGGTCAGCGGCAGCACGCACATCACCACGTCGTCGGGGGTGTTCCCCAGATAGGTCGAGATCGACCAACTGGTGTTGACGTAGTTGGCATGCGTCAGCATCACGCCCTTCGGCCGGCCGGTGGTGCCGGACGTGTACATGATCGCCGCCAGATCCTGGTCGATCAGACCGGGGTCGACCGGCTGGCGATGCGGAGCAGCCAGGGCATCGGCATAGAGCAGACCGGTGGCACCGCCGGGCAGCCCGGCGCCGACCCACAGAACCGCTGGCGGCGTTTCCACCGCCTCCAGCGCCGGCAGGACCTGCCGGGCCAGCGCCGCCGGGGCAATCAGGACCCGGACGCCGGCATCGGCCAGCAGGTAGGTCAGCTTGTCGGCCTTGGTCGAGGGGTTGACGGGCACGAACACGCCGCCGGCCTTCAGCGTGCCGAACAGGCCGGCGACATATTCGATCGAGTTCTCCAGCATCACCGCCACGCGGTCGCCGCGGGCGATCCCGGCCGACTGGAGCGCACAGGCGACGGCGTCGCTCTCGCGGTCCAACTCGGCGAAGCTGCGGCGGACATCCCCGGCGATCAGCGCGGTGCGGGAGGGATCCCGCCCGGCCGTGTCGCTAAGGTACTGGTGAACCAGATGGGCCATGGAACTGTCCTTCTTGCCGTCGCCCGTCTTTTGGCCGTATCCGCCGTCGCTGGTCCCGCAGGATCAGGCGGCGTTGCGGAGTTCCTGCTTGCGGTCGACGAAGCCGGCGATGCGGTCGACAGACTCCAGGTTGTCGGCGATCATGTCGTCATCGTCGACCGCGATGCCGAAGCGCTCTTCCAGGAAGGCGACGACGTGCATGATGCCGGTGCTGTCGATGATCCCCGACTCCAGCAGGGATTCGCTGTTGTCGAAGCCGGAGTCCTTGCCGAGCAGGAAATTCTCCACGATGAAGGCGCGGATTTCCGGCAGGGCGGGAGCGGTCAGGGTCGTGTCGGTCAGGGTGGCGGTCCGCATGTCTCTGAAAACTCCTGCTGGGTTCGGTCGACGTGGGTTCGGTCGAAACGATGTCTAACGAGGTCTGTCGAAATGGGGTCGGCGTGAACGGGGCCGGGTGGCTCGCGGGGACGATGTCGGGGGTATGGGGGCGTGGGTCCGGCCATCCCTTGTCATGTGTCCCGCGGTGGATCGGCTCCTTGTTTTCGCATTCGCGTGATATGCAATTTTAT is a window encoding:
- a CDS encoding GNAT family N-acetyltransferase → MSVIDWKQRGVARYEPGDHAALESFQRAHFGAEAIQLCPDHFHWLFEEPPEREHEGPQLWLCKRNGAVVGQQGGIPFALKVGERNRRASWAIDLMVAPEWRLRGVGPALSETHSAAGDLAVSLSMTEAAYKSYKRGGWLDLGNVPTYLRVIDPLRCLRVSPYGGGLAKLVARVGKPALAAASMGYGLSAKLLGARLVEIDRFDYRVDDLWEAASAQHPVIARRDWAFLNWRFDLTPQADRFRRFYVMRGETVLAYVVLRVDYWKGEPVGVVCDYLARPGWLVAAFSLMTELARRQGMVALMCRTLNAQAARPLSMMGFLCLKNGLRTPTRMMVRPALDQPELAGTVGDAKNWFVTVADSDMGFKSLGE
- the nadE gene encoding NAD(+) synthase — protein: MLNALSSFDSKALDLDCASAAREIEDAIQRIVAHDLRRQGIVLGVSGGIDSSVCATLAVRALGPERVQCILMPEKENSPKSTRLGTLLCEHLGVTPAMENITGPLEALGCYERRDNAIRRLFPEFGPGWKQKIGLAGNLLDADRVNYFTLTVESPEGERQTSRMPVDVYLDVVAATNLKQRIRKTVEYTHADRLNYAVLGTPNRLEYELGFFVRGGDGLADLKPIAHLYKSQVYQMAAYLGLPAEIQAQSPSTDTYTLPQSQEEFYYALPYDKLDLALCAYGRGASEEEAAAALNLTVPQVHRVYKDITAKRRTSARILRDAHLVQPVSVGDEA
- the asnB gene encoding asparagine synthase (glutamine-hydrolyzing); the protein is MCGVAGVLAGSRAEPAGLDELKRMIAMLGHRGPDGYGFYRDDRIGLAHARLSIVGLAGGFQPIHNEDRTLWISFNGEIFNHVELRRELEARGHRFYTQTDTEVIVHAFEEYGPATWAKLNGQFAICLWDTTRRELWLVRDRLGILPLFYARRGDHLVFASEAKSLFGGGRVTPAFDPASLAQVFTHWSTAPHGSVFAGVESVPAATAIRVDSTLALHVDRYWQPDFATDPALANLSLDEAADRLEEKLLDAIRLRLRADVPVGVYISGGLDSSVIAALARKLDTTHMHSFGVRFTDAGFDETPQQRLVAGHVGTDHHDILCSPQDIQAALPDVIRHGEAPLVRTAPAPLFLLSRLVRESGIRVVLSGEGADEWLAGYDIFKEDKVRRFWARQPGSKARPKLLGRVHPFAAVNGQKDSPLWQAFFKRGMMDTDETFYAHRTRWRNTAWSQRLLSADVQATADDAAFEAHVAAHLPDGWSRWSPLARSQWAEIATFMTPYLLSAQGDRVAMANSIEVRYPFLDPAVDDLCAALPDRVKMLGLRDKLALRRLAARHLPAEIFQRPKRPYRAPMTTALFGDDAPDYVRDLLSPEALTRYGLTDIDAVSALADKAHRQNGRMAGEREEMALVGTLTLQILAHYVHDELPQRIRDQRAALDRAEIHVLEDQTLEDRTGDARTATPQPIAQPTAA
- a CDS encoding class I adenylate-forming enzyme family protein yields the protein MAHLVHQYLSDTAGRDPSRTALIAGDVRRSFAELDRESDAVACALQSAGIARGDRVAVMLENSIEYVAGLFGTLKAGGVFVPVNPSTKADKLTYLLADAGVRVLIAPAALARQVLPALEAVETPPAVLWVGAGLPGGATGLLYADALAAPHRQPVDPGLIDQDLAAIMYTSGTTGRPKGVMLTHANYVNTSWSISTYLGNTPDDVVMCVLPLTFGYGLSQVLTGARVGFTLVLERSFAFPMETLKRMVQHRVTGLPGVPTVFSTLLGLEAAKTADLDSLRYLTNAAAPLPAAHLRRLRERFPHAVFHSMYGMTECCTRISTLDPADLDLKPTSVGRSIPNCEAFVADEEGNRLPPGQVGELVVRGANVMRGYWNRPEETARRLRRGPQGETLLFTGDLFTQDAEGHLYFVSRKDDVFKCRGEKVSPKEVENALYELEGVLEACVIGVPDDADGLAVKAFLVPREGAAISEAAIRQHCRGRLESHLVPKFIEFRDSLPKTDSGKIRRAELVEEVRASDSSTSPLSRAAGEG
- a CDS encoding acyl carrier protein → MRTATLTDTTLTAPALPEIRAFIVENFLLGKDSGFDNSESLLESGIIDSTGIMHVVAFLEERFGIAVDDDDMIADNLESVDRIAGFVDRKQELRNAA